The Pseudomonas wenzhouensis genome has a segment encoding these proteins:
- a CDS encoding TetR/AcrR family transcriptional regulator, with translation MAYRITEARLDRDQAQRQRILDCALRRVAEGGFAALTMQALADDVGIATGSLYRHFRSKGELAAEVFASASQREVDALAAALRGPGSASERLRIGLEQFAARAWHSRLAFALIAEPVDPEVDEQRLLYREAYAELFIDLLQEGVAAGEFRLEQISLTAACLVGAIAEALVGLLSPPARAAREAGRPALELAQVSASLATFCLRAVGAEESTR, from the coding sequence ATGGCTTATCGCATCACCGAAGCGCGACTCGACCGCGACCAGGCACAGCGTCAGCGCATTCTCGACTGTGCCCTGCGGCGTGTAGCCGAGGGTGGTTTCGCCGCCCTGACCATGCAGGCGCTGGCTGATGATGTCGGCATCGCCACCGGCAGTCTGTACCGCCATTTTCGCAGCAAGGGCGAGCTGGCGGCCGAGGTCTTCGCCAGTGCCAGTCAGCGTGAGGTGGATGCCCTGGCTGCTGCCTTGCGTGGCCCCGGTAGCGCCAGTGAGCGCCTGCGCATCGGCCTCGAGCAGTTCGCTGCACGCGCCTGGCACAGCCGCCTGGCCTTTGCGCTGATCGCCGAGCCGGTCGACCCGGAAGTCGACGAGCAGCGCCTGCTCTATCGCGAAGCCTACGCCGAACTGTTCATCGATCTGCTGCAGGAGGGCGTCGCGGCCGGCGAGTTTCGCCTCGAGCAGATCAGCCTGACCGCAGCCTGCCTGGTCGGTGCCATCGCCGAGGCGCTGGTCGGGCTTCTTTCGCCACCGGCCCGTGCTGCTCGTGAAGCGGGACGACCTGCCCTGGAACTGGCACAGGTCAGTGCCAGCCTTGCTACCTTCTGCCTGCGCGCCGTTGGCGCCGAGGAATCCACGCGATGA
- a CDS encoding tetratricopeptide repeat protein has translation MNRTGRTLSLGCLLLFLPLFAFAGGNSLLIPASGSCTLNVPTEEMPDALAGCQEMARAGNMQAAYELGEYYYDGKRTPRDFKQALTWFERASLQGHAEAQLRLGTMFFRGEGVPANNVQAYIVLKMASVNGSDEAMDSADLVSAQMRRDELEIASQVLGQIFRSYLLELQTAEGRSPFAPLP, from the coding sequence ATGAACCGCACCGGCCGCACCCTGTCCCTGGGCTGCCTGTTGCTCTTTCTCCCGCTGTTTGCATTCGCAGGCGGCAATTCTCTGCTGATTCCCGCCAGCGGCAGCTGCACGCTGAATGTTCCCACTGAAGAAATGCCCGACGCCCTGGCTGGCTGTCAGGAGATGGCGCGTGCCGGCAACATGCAGGCGGCCTATGAACTGGGCGAGTACTACTACGATGGCAAACGCACGCCGCGTGATTTCAAACAGGCACTGACCTGGTTCGAGCGCGCCTCGCTGCAGGGCCATGCCGAAGCCCAATTGCGCCTCGGCACCATGTTCTTTCGTGGTGAAGGCGTACCGGCCAACAACGTGCAGGCCTACATCGTCCTGAAGATGGCCTCGGTCAATGGCTCCGACGAAGCCATGGACAGCGCCGACCTGGTGTCGGCGCAGATGCGCCGCGATGAACTGGAAATCGCCAGCCAGGTGCTGGGGCAGATCTTCCGCAGCTATCTGTTGGAGCTGCAGACCGCCGAAGGTCGCTCGCCCTTCGCGCCGCTGCCCTGA
- the hemL gene encoding glutamate-1-semialdehyde 2,1-aminomutase: MSRSEILFANAQKHIPGGVNSPVRAFRSVGGTPLFFKHAEGAYVVDEDDKRYVDYVGSWGPMILGHSHPDVLDSVRRQLQHGLSYGAPTALETEMAELVCSLVPSMEMVRMVSSGTEATMSAIRLARGFTGRDSIIKFEGCYHGHSDSLLVKAGSGALTQGVPNSAGVPAAFAKHTLTLPFNDIDAVAECLAQVGQEVACIIVEPVAGNMNCVPPAPGFLEGLREQCDKHGVVLIFDEVMTGFRVALGGAQAHYGVTPDLTTFGKIIGGGMPVGCFGGKRAIMECIAPLGPVYQAGTLSGNPLAMAAGLTTLKLISRPGFHSELTDYTTRMLDGLQQRADAAGIPFVTTQAGGMFGLYFSGADDIVTFADVMASDSTRFNRFFHLMLDGGVYLAPSAFEAGFTSIAHGDKELDITFAAAELAFAELKKA, translated from the coding sequence ATGTCCCGCTCCGAAATCCTCTTCGCCAACGCCCAGAAACATATCCCCGGCGGTGTCAACTCGCCGGTGCGCGCCTTCCGCAGCGTTGGCGGCACGCCGCTGTTCTTCAAGCATGCCGAAGGCGCCTACGTGGTGGACGAAGACGACAAGCGCTATGTCGACTACGTCGGTTCCTGGGGCCCGATGATCCTCGGCCACAGCCATCCGGACGTGCTCGACTCGGTGCGTCGCCAGCTGCAGCACGGCCTGTCCTACGGCGCGCCGACCGCGCTGGAAACCGAAATGGCCGAGTTGGTCTGCTCGCTGGTGCCGTCGATGGAGATGGTGCGCATGGTCAGCTCCGGCACCGAGGCGACCATGAGTGCCATCCGTCTGGCCCGTGGTTTTACCGGCCGCGACAGCATCATCAAGTTCGAGGGCTGCTACCACGGTCACTCCGACAGCCTGCTGGTCAAGGCCGGCTCCGGCGCCCTGACCCAGGGCGTGCCGAACTCCGCTGGCGTGCCGGCAGCCTTCGCCAAACACACCCTGACCCTGCCGTTCAACGACATCGACGCCGTGGCCGAGTGCCTGGCGCAGGTTGGCCAGGAAGTCGCCTGCATCATCGTCGAGCCGGTGGCTGGCAACATGAACTGCGTACCACCGGCGCCGGGCTTCCTCGAAGGCCTGCGCGAGCAGTGCGACAAGCATGGCGTGGTGCTGATCTTCGACGAAGTGATGACCGGTTTCCGCGTCGCCCTCGGCGGCGCACAGGCGCACTACGGCGTCACCCCGGACCTGACCACTTTCGGCAAGATCATCGGCGGCGGCATGCCGGTGGGCTGCTTCGGCGGCAAGCGCGCGATCATGGAGTGCATCGCCCCACTCGGCCCGGTCTACCAGGCCGGCACCCTGTCGGGTAACCCGCTGGCCATGGCCGCCGGCCTGACCACGCTGAAGCTGATCAGCCGCCCGGGCTTCCACAGCGAGCTGACCGACTACACCACGCGCATGCTCGATGGCCTGCAGCAGCGCGCCGATGCCGCCGGCATCCCCTTCGTCACCACCCAGGCGGGCGGTATGTTCGGCCTGTATTTCAGCGGCGCCGACGATATCGTCACCTTCGCCGACGTGATGGCCAGCGACAGCACGCGCTTCAACCGCTTCTTCCACCTGATGCTGGACGGCGGTGTGTACCTGGCTCCGAGCGCCTTCGAAGCCGGTTTCACCTCCATCGCCCATGGCGACAAGGAGCTGGACATCACCTTCGCCGCCGCCGAGCTCGCCTTCGCCGAGTTGAAAAAAGCCTGA
- a CDS encoding DUF6962 family protein — protein MQYSTAFSDALLALACAACVWLIGRARGRYGEGDQPALFCALLGFLLPAAAASVGVIRYGFDPSWQAAHLWLSQASSFLGLPLLGAAALALGRGWAWSRPNWGRILLGLCAFFELFRQMNHLDDYRLALNLATLVLILYAGIVQWPRRAPVLVAATVVGLFLLAGVAVGTEGVIGPLRRIDLFHVLLTPAYPLLAWLLLSLPGSAKRQTG, from the coding sequence ATGCAGTACAGCACCGCCTTCAGTGATGCGTTGCTGGCCCTGGCCTGCGCTGCCTGTGTGTGGCTGATCGGCCGGGCACGCGGTCGCTACGGCGAGGGCGATCAGCCGGCGCTGTTCTGCGCCCTGCTCGGCTTCCTGCTGCCGGCTGCGGCGGCCAGCGTCGGCGTGATTCGCTACGGCTTCGACCCAAGCTGGCAGGCCGCGCACCTGTGGCTGTCGCAGGCCAGCAGCTTTCTTGGCCTGCCCCTGCTCGGCGCCGCAGCACTGGCACTGGGCCGTGGCTGGGCCTGGAGCCGGCCGAACTGGGGACGCATCCTGCTGGGCCTGTGCGCCTTCTTCGAGCTGTTCCGGCAGATGAATCACCTGGACGACTACCGCCTGGCGCTGAATCTGGCCACGCTGGTGCTGATCCTCTATGCCGGTATCGTGCAGTGGCCACGCCGCGCGCCAGTGCTAGTCGCTGCCACGGTAGTAGGCCTGTTTCTGCTGGCCGGTGTGGCGGTGGGCACCGAGGGCGTGATCGGCCCACTGCGCCGTATCGACCTGTTCCATGTGCTGCTGACGCCGGCTTATCCGCTGCTGGCCTGGCTGCTGCTGAGCCTGCCAGGTAGCGCGAAGCGACAGACCGGGTAA
- the thiE gene encoding thiamine phosphate synthase: MSLRGLYAITDTPLLAGGKLLPYAEAALIGGARLLQYRDKSGDTVRRFDEAQALAELCQRHGATLIINDDLELAARLGVGLHLGQSDGSLAAARAHLGTDAVIGGTCHAQFELAERAVAEGASYIAFGRFFNSNTKPGAPAATLELLGQARTHFAQPIVAIGGVTLDTAPDLIARGASMVAVIHALFAADSAQEVEDHARAFAALF, encoded by the coding sequence ATGAGCCTGCGCGGCCTCTACGCCATCACCGATACGCCGCTGCTGGCAGGCGGCAAGCTGCTGCCCTACGCCGAAGCCGCGCTGATCGGCGGTGCACGGCTGCTGCAGTACCGCGATAAATCCGGCGATACTGTGCGCCGCTTCGATGAAGCCCAGGCGCTGGCCGAACTGTGCCAGCGCCATGGCGCCACGCTGATCATCAACGATGACCTGGAGCTGGCCGCGCGCCTGGGCGTCGGCCTGCACCTGGGCCAGAGCGACGGATCGCTGGCCGCCGCCCGCGCCCATCTCGGCACTGATGCCGTGATCGGCGGCACCTGCCACGCCCAGTTTGAGCTGGCCGAACGCGCCGTCGCCGAAGGCGCCAGTTACATCGCCTTCGGCCGTTTTTTCAACTCCAACACCAAACCTGGCGCCCCGGCTGCCACCCTGGAGCTGCTGGGTCAGGCCCGCACGCACTTTGCCCAGCCCATCGTCGCCATCGGTGGCGTGACCCTGGATACCGCACCCGACCTGATCGCCCGTGGCGCCAGCATGGTCGCCGTGATCCACGCCCTGTTCGCCGCGGACTCCGCCCAAGAGGTGGAAGACCACGCCCGCGCCTTTGCCGCGCTGTTCTGA
- a CDS encoding PIN domain-containing protein, with the protein MANKYAFIDLENIQPASLQKLKNENYQLKVFVGANQAKISVELAEEIQQFGENAQYIRLQNSGKNALDFHIAFYLGQLSKDEIGCQFLVISKDTGYDPLLKHMRDLGIKANRSAAAVNAPTPPTQPTPPRNSASQKTPAQMTMAERIKFARHYLQKAGKAKPAKRKTLATALASIFQKKLSDLMIDDLIHELCKQGVVIDNQGSITYKLNA; encoded by the coding sequence ATGGCTAATAAGTACGCATTTATCGATCTGGAAAATATCCAGCCTGCCTCCTTGCAAAAGCTCAAAAACGAGAACTACCAATTGAAGGTATTCGTAGGCGCCAACCAAGCGAAGATTAGTGTCGAGCTAGCCGAGGAAATCCAACAATTTGGCGAGAACGCCCAATACATTCGCTTGCAGAATAGTGGCAAAAACGCGCTCGACTTCCATATCGCCTTCTACTTGGGGCAACTGTCCAAAGACGAAATCGGATGCCAGTTTTTGGTCATATCCAAAGACACTGGCTATGACCCACTGCTGAAGCATATGCGTGATCTGGGAATCAAAGCGAACCGCAGCGCCGCTGCAGTCAATGCACCAACGCCCCCCACCCAGCCCACGCCGCCCAGGAACAGCGCCAGCCAAAAAACACCTGCCCAAATGACTATGGCCGAACGGATCAAGTTCGCCAGACACTATCTACAAAAAGCAGGTAAAGCCAAGCCGGCCAAACGCAAGACCCTGGCCACCGCCCTGGCGTCGATTTTTCAAAAGAAACTCAGTGACCTCATGATCGATGACCTGATCCATGAACTCTGCAAACAAGGTGTCGTGATCGACAACCAAGGCTCGATCACCTACAAGCTAAACGCTTAG
- a CDS encoding hydroxymethylpyrimidine/phosphomethylpyrimidine kinase, translating to MKTPNFRPVVLCMSGHDPSGGAGLQADIEALLAQGCHAAPTVTALTVQDTVNVSDFRVLDHDWVLAQARAVIADMPVAAVKLGMLGSVGMVDTVLEVMSQLPGVPLVCDPVLRAGGGGSLGKDDVGYAMRERLFAVSTIATPNLPEARILAELPDGSADECAEKLLPFIEHLLITGGHGDEAEVHNRLYCRDGSRHTFTCARLPGSYHGSGCTLASTLAGRLALGEELVSAVRSALDYTWRTLRDAEQPGHGQYVPRRLPLDYGQ from the coding sequence ATGAAAACGCCAAACTTCCGCCCCGTAGTGCTGTGCATGTCCGGTCACGACCCCAGTGGTGGTGCTGGTCTGCAAGCCGATATCGAAGCCCTGCTGGCCCAAGGCTGTCACGCCGCCCCGACGGTGACCGCCCTGACCGTGCAGGATACCGTCAACGTTTCCGACTTCCGCGTGCTCGACCACGACTGGGTGCTGGCCCAGGCACGCGCGGTGATCGCCGACATGCCGGTGGCCGCCGTCAAGCTGGGCATGCTCGGCTCGGTGGGCATGGTCGACACCGTACTTGAGGTAATGAGCCAGTTACCCGGCGTACCACTGGTCTGCGACCCGGTGCTGCGCGCCGGCGGTGGCGGCTCGCTGGGCAAGGACGACGTCGGTTATGCCATGCGCGAGCGCCTGTTCGCCGTGTCCACCATCGCCACGCCGAACCTGCCGGAAGCGCGTATCCTCGCTGAACTGCCGGACGGCAGCGCTGACGAATGCGCCGAGAAGCTGCTGCCGTTCATCGAGCACCTGCTGATCACCGGCGGCCACGGCGACGAAGCCGAAGTGCACAACCGCCTGTACTGCCGTGACGGCAGCCGCCACACCTTCACCTGCGCCCGCCTGCCCGGCAGCTACCATGGCTCCGGCTGCACCCTGGCCAGCACCCTGGCCGGACGCCTGGCCCTGGGTGAGGAGCTGGTCAGCGCGGTACGCAGCGCCCTCGACTACACCTGGCGCACCCTGCGTGATGCCGAGCAACCCGGCCACGGCCAGTACGTGCCACGCCGCCTGCCGCTGGATTACGGCCAATGA
- a CDS encoding acyl-CoA dehydrogenase family protein — MKPSLHAETHEVFNQVPSLDGANLYRLDLPLQEWIRRYDGAWADERLSAYGALAGGALMQAGFLANENKPVFKSHDRYGNRIDLVEFHPAYHELMRTAVEHGLPSLPWIDPRAGAHVARAGLTYLHSQAEAASGCPLTMTFAAVPAIRLQPNVAEQWLPKILASEYDPRNLPMEQKAGVTIGMAMTEKQGGTDVRANTTRAYPIGLGGPGQGYELVGHKWFCSAPMCDAFLTLAYTDKGLSCFLLPRHRPDGTRNAFYIQRLKNKLGNWANASSEVEYRGAFAWMLGEEGRGVPTIIEMVAMTRFDCMVGSSSLMRQALTQAAHHCAHRQVGGKRLADQPLMQNVLADLALESEAALALCMRMGRALDHAHDAQEDKFARLVTAVGKYWICKRAPEMVYEASECMGGAGYVEETILPRLYREAPVNSIWEGSGNVQCLDVLRALSKEPGVLDALFSELGDGHGDARLKAHIQRLKTDFSDTADIQYRARQLTEDMAVALQAKLLLEADNSVVSDAFIGSRLEGRGRVYGTLPRGVDVEALLARSMPHLL; from the coding sequence ATGAAACCCAGCCTGCACGCCGAAACCCATGAAGTGTTCAACCAGGTGCCGAGCCTGGATGGCGCCAACCTCTATCGTCTCGACCTGCCGTTGCAGGAGTGGATTCGCCGTTACGACGGCGCCTGGGCGGATGAGCGCCTGAGTGCCTACGGTGCGCTGGCCGGTGGCGCGCTGATGCAGGCCGGTTTTCTCGCCAACGAGAACAAGCCGGTATTCAAGAGCCATGACCGCTATGGCAACCGCATCGACCTGGTGGAGTTCCATCCGGCCTATCACGAACTGATGCGCACGGCCGTCGAACATGGCTTGCCCTCACTACCCTGGATCGACCCGCGTGCCGGCGCGCATGTTGCCCGCGCCGGCCTCACCTACCTGCACAGCCAGGCTGAAGCCGCCAGCGGTTGCCCGCTGACCATGACCTTCGCCGCCGTGCCGGCCATCCGTCTGCAGCCCAATGTGGCCGAGCAGTGGCTGCCGAAGATCCTCGCCAGCGAATACGACCCACGCAACCTGCCGATGGAGCAGAAAGCCGGCGTCACCATCGGCATGGCCATGACCGAAAAGCAGGGCGGCACCGACGTGCGTGCAAACACCACCCGCGCCTACCCCATCGGCCTCGGCGGGCCTGGGCAGGGCTACGAGCTGGTCGGCCACAAATGGTTCTGCTCGGCGCCGATGTGCGATGCCTTCCTGACCCTGGCCTACACCGACAAGGGCTTGTCGTGCTTCCTGCTGCCGCGTCACCGCCCGGACGGCACGCGTAACGCGTTCTACATCCAGCGCCTGAAGAACAAGCTGGGCAACTGGGCCAACGCCTCCAGCGAGGTGGAGTACCGTGGCGCCTTCGCCTGGATGCTCGGCGAAGAAGGGCGCGGCGTGCCGACCATCATCGAGATGGTGGCGATGACCCGTTTCGACTGCATGGTCGGCTCCAGCAGCCTGATGCGCCAGGCGCTGACCCAGGCCGCGCACCACTGCGCGCATCGCCAGGTCGGTGGCAAGCGACTGGCCGACCAGCCGCTGATGCAGAACGTGCTGGCCGACCTGGCGCTGGAAAGCGAAGCCGCGCTGGCGCTGTGCATGCGCATGGGCCGCGCGCTCGACCACGCGCATGATGCGCAGGAAGACAAATTCGCCCGGCTGGTCACCGCCGTGGGCAAGTACTGGATCTGCAAGCGCGCCCCGGAAATGGTGTATGAGGCCAGCGAATGCATGGGCGGCGCCGGTTACGTCGAGGAAACCATCCTGCCGCGCCTGTACCGCGAAGCGCCGGTCAACTCGATCTGGGAAGGCTCGGGCAACGTACAGTGCCTGGACGTGTTGCGTGCCCTGTCCAAGGAGCCGGGCGTGCTCGATGCGCTGTTCAGCGAGCTGGGCGACGGCCACGGTGATGCACGGCTGAAGGCGCATATTCAGAGACTGAAAACCGATTTCAGCGACACCGCCGACATCCAGTACCGCGCCCGCCAGCTCACCGAAGACATGGCTGTGGCACTGCAGGCCAAGTTGCTGCTGGAGGCGGACAATAGTGTGGTCAGCGACGCCTTTATCGGCAGCCGCCTGGAAGGCCGTGGCCGGGTTTATGGCACCCTGCCGCGTGGTGTCGACGTCGAGGCACTGCTGGCGCGTAGCATGCCGCATCTGTTGTGA
- a CDS encoding ABC transporter ATP-binding protein has protein sequence MLTLRDIEVRRGERVTLALDELHLEGDRFTVILGHNGSGKSTLMNLLARQLEPTQGSLQLDGCTLADFSARDFARRVVFLPQHLPDVAGLTVRELVRLGRFPWRGLLGRWRAEDHAAVDEALAQTDVAHYAEHLADSLSGGERQRAWIAMLLAQQSPLLLLDEPTSALDLAHQYELMGLLRQLNRDSGRGIVAILHDINLTARHADRVIALKQGRIFFDGSPDELLSGPLLSQLYDIDIELIEQPGSARKIAVVV, from the coding sequence ATGCTGACATTGCGTGATATCGAGGTGCGTCGTGGTGAGCGGGTGACACTGGCTCTGGACGAGCTGCATCTCGAAGGCGATCGCTTTACGGTGATCCTCGGCCACAATGGCTCGGGCAAATCGACTCTGATGAACCTGCTGGCACGACAGCTGGAGCCGACCCAGGGTTCGCTGCAGCTGGACGGGTGTACCCTGGCCGATTTTTCCGCCCGTGACTTCGCCCGGCGTGTGGTCTTTCTGCCGCAGCATTTGCCCGACGTCGCCGGCCTGACCGTACGCGAGCTGGTGCGTCTGGGGCGCTTTCCCTGGCGTGGCCTGCTGGGTCGCTGGCGCGCCGAGGATCACGCGGCCGTCGATGAGGCGCTGGCGCAGACCGATGTCGCCCATTACGCCGAGCATCTGGCCGACAGTCTCTCCGGCGGTGAGCGCCAGCGCGCCTGGATCGCCATGCTGCTGGCTCAGCAATCACCACTGCTGTTGCTCGATGAGCCGACCTCAGCGCTGGACCTGGCTCATCAGTACGAGCTGATGGGCCTGCTGCGTCAGCTCAACCGTGACAGCGGTCGCGGCATCGTCGCCATCCTGCACGACATCAACCTCACCGCTCGGCATGCCGACCGGGTGATTGCGCTCAAGCAGGGGCGGATCTTCTTCGATGGCAGCCCGGACGAGTTGCTCAGTGGGCCGTTGCTCAGCCAGCTCTACGACATCGATATCGAACTGATCGAACAGCCCGGCAGCGCCCGCAAGATTGCTGTGGTGGTCTGA
- a CDS encoding hybrid sensor histidine kinase/response regulator — translation MYRLLLLLLSLVFSSLAGAVTFDEHVRALPLGQGMYVFEDVRGDASIDDVDSPAVQGSFRLHDKPVLNAGYSRSVFWLRLDLHYLPQQAEGPRNWLLELAYPPLDHLELYLPDADGGFALAQRTGDALPFDSRQIRQNNYLFELNVQPNQSKRIYLRLESQGSIQAPLTLWSPNAYLEAQPGRIYVLGIIYGVLLVMLVYNLFIFLSVRDTSYLYYILYIASFGLYQVSVNGAGIEYFWPDSPWWANAATPFLIGSAALFGCQFARSFLHTAEHSPWIDRLLLLLMVCGAAVMILALSVSYATALRLATYLALLFTVVIFAAGVLAWLRGMRVARYFIFAWSAFLIGGIVNTLMVLGYLPNVFLTMYASQIGSALEVGLLSLALADRINAMKEERTRILQEAGRKLESLNQELADSNRFKDEFLATVTHELRTPMNGVIGSLELMQTVKMDIELEQYQKTAAASARDMMRMVNDILVLTELQAGKLYPRREVFSLRGLFDGLRVHHAARAEDKGLTFTLEFDESLPDTLEGDAGKLAQALGYLLDNAIKFTHEGGVTLRVSSAASVGGCLPLSIMVSDTGIGFEQGEGDLYQRFHQLDGSMTRKYGGLGIGLAICRYLVDLLGGSLGHESQSGVGSRFSLNLPLTLPAQPPASPARSLRASSAAAQRQAQQCTVLIVEDNAINQLVTRGMLLKLGYRVRTADNGAEALQLLRSERVDAVLLDCQMPVMDGFATCRAIRALPGCSDLPVLAITAHSHSGDRERCLAAGMSDYLAKPVKFEELRVLLHDWVLCRPATLDGGVAPV, via the coding sequence ATGTACCGGCTGCTCCTGTTGTTGTTGAGCCTCGTTTTTTCCTCGCTCGCGGGCGCCGTGACTTTCGACGAACATGTCCGTGCGCTGCCGTTGGGACAGGGCATGTACGTCTTCGAGGACGTGCGCGGCGATGCCAGCATCGATGATGTCGATTCGCCGGCCGTGCAGGGCAGTTTTCGTCTGCATGACAAGCCGGTGCTCAATGCCGGTTATTCGCGGTCGGTGTTCTGGTTGCGACTCGATCTGCACTATCTGCCACAGCAGGCCGAAGGACCGCGCAACTGGCTGCTGGAGTTGGCCTATCCACCGCTCGATCATCTCGAACTCTATCTCCCGGATGCCGATGGCGGTTTCGCCCTGGCGCAGCGCACGGGGGATGCGCTGCCGTTCGACAGCCGGCAGATCCGCCAGAACAACTACCTGTTTGAGCTGAATGTGCAGCCGAACCAGAGCAAGCGTATCTACCTGCGCCTGGAAAGCCAGGGGTCTATCCAGGCGCCGCTGACATTGTGGTCGCCCAACGCCTATCTGGAAGCGCAGCCCGGGCGCATCTATGTGCTCGGGATCATCTATGGCGTGTTGCTGGTGATGCTGGTGTACAACCTGTTCATCTTCCTCAGCGTGCGCGACACCAGTTACCTCTATTACATCCTCTACATCGCCTCGTTCGGGCTGTATCAGGTCTCGGTCAATGGCGCCGGCATCGAGTATTTCTGGCCTGACAGCCCCTGGTGGGCCAACGCCGCCACACCCTTTCTGATCGGTTCGGCGGCGCTGTTCGGCTGCCAGTTCGCGCGCAGCTTCCTGCATACGGCCGAGCACAGCCCCTGGATCGACCGCCTGTTGCTCTTGCTCATGGTCTGCGGTGCTGCGGTGATGATCCTGGCGCTGAGCGTCAGCTATGCCACCGCGCTGCGTCTGGCGACCTATCTCGCGCTGCTGTTCACCGTGGTCATCTTCGCCGCGGGCGTGCTCGCCTGGCTGCGTGGCATGCGTGTGGCGCGTTATTTCATTTTCGCCTGGAGCGCCTTTCTCATCGGCGGCATCGTCAACACGCTGATGGTGCTGGGGTATCTGCCCAACGTCTTCCTCACCATGTACGCCAGCCAGATCGGCTCGGCGCTGGAGGTAGGTCTGCTGTCGCTGGCGCTGGCCGACCGCATCAACGCCATGAAGGAGGAGCGCACGCGCATCCTCCAGGAGGCCGGACGCAAGCTCGAGTCGCTCAACCAGGAGCTGGCCGACAGCAACCGCTTCAAGGATGAGTTCCTCGCCACCGTCACCCACGAACTGCGTACGCCGATGAACGGGGTGATCGGTTCGCTGGAGCTGATGCAGACGGTGAAGATGGATATCGAACTGGAGCAGTACCAGAAGACCGCTGCCGCCTCGGCGCGCGACATGATGCGCATGGTCAACGACATCCTCGTGCTGACCGAATTGCAGGCCGGCAAGCTCTATCCGCGGCGAGAGGTGTTCAGCCTGCGCGGTCTGTTCGATGGTTTGCGTGTCCACCATGCCGCCCGCGCCGAAGACAAGGGGCTGACCTTCACCCTGGAGTTTGATGAAAGTCTGCCCGACACCCTCGAAGGCGACGCCGGCAAGCTCGCTCAGGCACTGGGTTACCTGTTGGACAATGCCATCAAGTTCACCCACGAAGGCGGGGTGACCCTGCGTGTCAGCAGTGCTGCCAGCGTGGGCGGCTGTCTGCCGCTGAGCATTATGGTCAGCGATACTGGCATCGGTTTCGAGCAGGGCGAGGGTGACCTGTATCAGCGCTTCCACCAGCTCGATGGCTCGATGACGCGCAAGTACGGTGGTTTGGGGATCGGTCTGGCGATCTGCCGGTATCTGGTCGATCTGCTCGGCGGCAGCCTCGGCCACGAGTCACAATCGGGCGTCGGCAGCCGCTTCAGCCTCAACCTACCACTGACCCTGCCGGCGCAGCCGCCGGCTTCGCCTGCCCGATCATTGCGGGCATCCAGCGCGGCGGCGCAACGTCAGGCGCAGCAATGCACGGTGCTGATTGTCGAGGATAATGCGATCAACCAGTTGGTGACGCGCGGCATGCTGCTCAAGCTCGGCTACCGCGTGCGCACGGCTGACAACGGCGCCGAGGCGCTGCAGTTGCTGCGCAGCGAACGCGTCGATGCCGTGCTGCTGGACTGCCAGATGCCGGTGATGGACGGTTTCGCCACCTGTCGGGCGATCCGTGCGCTACCCGGGTGCAGTGACTTACCGGTGCTGGCGATTACTGCGCACAGCCACAGTGGTGATCGTGAGCGCTGCCTGGCTGCCGGCATGAGCGATTACCTGGCCAAGCCGGTGAAGTTCGAGGAGTTGCGCGTGCTACTGCATGACTGGGTGCTGTGCCGCCCGGCAACGCTTGACGGTGGCGTTGCGCCGGTCTGA
- a CDS encoding DUF1820 family protein — translation MSKRDPIYKVIFLNQGQVYEMYAKQIFQSDLWGFLEVEEFVFGERSQLVVDPSEEKLKAQFEGVVRSFVPMHAIIRIDEVERLGTAKISEAKGGGNVMPFPMPMPDK, via the coding sequence ATGAGCAAGCGTGATCCCATCTACAAGGTGATTTTTCTCAACCAGGGCCAGGTATACGAGATGTATGCCAAGCAGATCTTTCAGAGCGATCTGTGGGGCTTTCTGGAGGTTGAAGAGTTCGTCTTCGGCGAGCGCAGCCAACTGGTGGTCGACCCCAGCGAGGAGAAACTCAAGGCACAGTTCGAGGGCGTGGTGCGCAGCTTCGTGCCGATGCACGCGATCATCCGCATCGACGAGGTCGAGCGCCTGGGCACGGCGAAGATCAGCGAAGCCAAGGGCGGCGGCAACGTGATGCCATTCCCCATGCCGATGCCGGACAAGTAA